One genomic segment of Streptomyces niveus includes these proteins:
- a CDS encoding class I SAM-dependent methyltransferase: protein MSQEQEARQEPEATRRDSDSTESSHANRGWWNRNADDYQIEHGTFLGDDRFVWGPEGLDEVEAELLGPPESLKDLDVLEIGAGAAQCSRWLTRQGARPVALDLSHRQLQHALRIGDDVPLVEADAGALPFRDGSFDLACSAYGAIPFVADPVRVFREVRRVLRPGGRWVFSVTHPIRWAFPDEPGPEGLSVASSYFDRTPYVEQDEQGRAMYVEHHRTVGDRVRDVVAGGFRLVDLVEPEWPAWNTQEWGGWSPLRGNLIPGSAIFVCVRD from the coding sequence ATGAGCCAAGAGCAGGAAGCGCGGCAGGAGCCCGAAGCCACCCGCCGCGACAGCGACAGCACCGAGAGCAGCCACGCCAACCGGGGCTGGTGGAACCGGAACGCGGACGACTACCAGATCGAGCACGGCACCTTCCTCGGCGACGACCGCTTCGTGTGGGGACCCGAGGGCCTCGACGAGGTGGAGGCGGAGCTGCTGGGGCCACCCGAGTCCCTCAAGGACCTCGACGTCCTGGAGATCGGGGCGGGCGCGGCGCAGTGTTCGCGCTGGCTGACGAGGCAGGGCGCGCGCCCCGTGGCGCTCGACCTCTCCCACCGGCAGCTCCAGCACGCGCTGCGCATCGGCGACGACGTACCTCTTGTGGAGGCGGACGCCGGGGCGCTGCCCTTCAGGGACGGCTCCTTCGACCTGGCGTGTTCCGCGTACGGCGCGATCCCCTTCGTCGCCGACCCGGTGCGGGTGTTCCGCGAGGTACGGCGGGTGCTGCGCCCCGGCGGGCGCTGGGTCTTCTCGGTCACGCACCCGATCCGCTGGGCGTTCCCGGACGAGCCGGGGCCGGAGGGTCTGTCGGTGGCGTCGTCGTACTTCGACCGCACGCCGTACGTGGAGCAGGACGAACAAGGGCGCGCGATGTACGTGGAGCACCACCGGACGGTGGGTGACCGGGTACGGGACGTGGTGGCGGGCGGTTTCCGGCTGGTCGACCTGGTGGAGCCGGAGTGGCCGGCCTGGAACACCCAGGAGTGGGGCGGCTGGTCGCCGTTGCGCGGGAATCTGATCCCGGGATCGGCGATCTTCGTCTGCGTACGAGACTGA
- the rpsA gene encoding 30S ribosomal protein S1: MTSSTETTATTPQVAVNDIGNEEAFLAAIDETIKYFNDGDIVDGVIVKVDRDEVLLDIGYKTEGVIPSRELSIKHDVDPNEVVAVGDEIEALVLQKEDKEGRLILSKKRAQYERAWGTIEKIKEEDGIVTGTVIEVVKGGLILDIGLRGFLPASLVEMRRVRDLQPYVGKELEAKIIELDKNRNNVVLSRRAWLEQTQSEVRQTFLTTLQKGQVRSGVVSSIVNFGAFVDLGGVDGLVHVSELSWKHIDHPSEVVEVGQEVTVEVLDVDMDRERVSLSLKATQEDPWQQFARTHQIGQVVPGKVTKLVPFGAFVRVDEGIEGLVHISELAERHVEIPEQVVQVNDEIFVKVIDIDLERRRISLSLKQANEAFGGDPASVEFDPTLYGMAASYDDQGNYIYPEGFDPETNDWLEGFEAQREVWETQYAEAQTRFEQHQAQVIKSREADEAAAAEGAAAPAGAAPAASGGSGGGGGGGSYSSESQDNSGALASDEALAALREKLAGGQS; the protein is encoded by the coding sequence ATGACGAGCAGCACCGAGACCACCGCCACCACCCCGCAGGTTGCGGTCAACGACATCGGTAACGAGGAAGCATTCCTCGCCGCGATCGACGAGACGATCAAGTACTTCAACGACGGCGACATCGTCGACGGCGTCATCGTGAAGGTCGACCGGGACGAGGTCCTGCTCGACATCGGTTACAAGACCGAAGGCGTCATCCCGTCCCGCGAGCTTTCGATCAAGCACGACGTCGACCCCAACGAGGTCGTCGCCGTGGGCGATGAGATCGAGGCCCTCGTCCTCCAGAAGGAGGACAAGGAAGGCCGGCTCATCCTGTCCAAGAAGCGTGCGCAGTACGAGCGCGCCTGGGGCACGATCGAGAAGATCAAGGAAGAAGACGGCATCGTCACCGGCACCGTCATCGAGGTCGTCAAGGGTGGACTCATCCTCGACATCGGCCTCCGTGGCTTCCTGCCGGCCTCTCTCGTCGAGATGCGCCGCGTCCGCGACCTCCAGCCCTACGTGGGCAAGGAGCTCGAGGCCAAGATCATCGAGCTGGACAAGAACCGCAACAACGTGGTCCTGTCCCGCCGTGCCTGGCTCGAGCAGACCCAGAGCGAGGTTCGCCAGACCTTCCTCACGACCCTGCAGAAGGGCCAGGTCCGCTCCGGCGTCGTTTCCTCGATCGTCAACTTCGGTGCGTTCGTGGACCTCGGCGGTGTCGACGGTCTCGTGCACGTCTCCGAGCTCTCCTGGAAGCACATCGACCACCCCTCCGAGGTTGTCGAGGTCGGCCAGGAAGTCACCGTCGAGGTCCTCGACGTGGACATGGACCGCGAGCGTGTCTCCCTGTCGCTCAAGGCGACGCAGGAAGACCCGTGGCAGCAGTTCGCCCGGACGCACCAGATCGGCCAGGTCGTTCCCGGCAAGGTCACCAAGCTCGTTCCGTTCGGTGCGTTCGTCCGCGTCGACGAGGGCATCGAGGGTCTGGTCCACATCTCCGAGCTGGCCGAGCGCCACGTGGAGATCCCGGAGCAGGTCGTCCAGGTCAACGACGAGATCTTCGTCAAGGTCATCGACATCGACCTCGAGCGCCGTCGCATCAGCCTCTCGCTGAAGCAGGCCAACGAGGCGTTCGGCGGGGACCCGGCCTCGGTCGAGTTCGACCCGACGCTGTACGGCATGGCTGCCTCGTACGACGACCAGGGCAACTACATCTACCCCGAGGGCTTCGACCCCGAGACCAACGACTGGCTCGAGGGCTTCGAGGCTCAGCGCGAGGTGTGGGAGACCCAGTACGCCGAGGCGCAGACCCGCTTCGAGCAGCACCAGGCTCAGGTCATCAAGTCCCGCGAGGCCGACGAGGCCGCGGCTGCCGAGGGCGCTGCCGCCCCGGCGGGCGCTGCTCCCGCCGCCTCGGGTGGCAGCGGTGGCGGTGGCGGCGGCGGTTCGTACTCCTCGGAGTCCCAGGACAACTCCGGCGCCCTGGCGTCGGACGAGGCCCTGGCCGCCCTGCGCGAGAAGCTGGCCGGTGGCCAGAGCTGA
- a CDS encoding PAC2 family protein — translation MLDPQDLYEWEPKGLAVVDMALAQESAGLVMLYHFEGYIDAGETGDQIVENLLESLPNQVVARFDHDRLVDYRARRPLLTFKRDRWSSYETPTLEVRLVQDATGAPFLLLSGPEPDVEWERFAAAVGQVVERLGVRLAVNFHGIPMGVPHTRPVGITPHGNRTDLMPGHRSPFDEAQVPGSAEALVEYRLMEAGHDVLGVAAHVPHYVARSSYPDAALTALEAITAATGLVLPGVAHALRTEAQRTQTEIERQLGEGDEELVTMVQGLEHQYDAVAGAESRGNLVAEPAELPSADEIGREFEKFLAEREGDA, via the coding sequence GTGCTTGATCCGCAGGATTTGTACGAGTGGGAGCCCAAGGGCCTGGCAGTCGTCGACATGGCGCTCGCCCAGGAGTCCGCGGGTCTCGTCATGCTCTACCACTTCGAGGGCTACATCGACGCGGGGGAGACCGGCGACCAGATCGTCGAGAACCTGCTGGAGTCGCTGCCGAACCAGGTGGTGGCGCGCTTCGACCACGACAGGCTGGTCGACTACCGGGCCCGCCGCCCGTTGCTGACGTTCAAGCGCGACCGCTGGTCGAGCTACGAGACGCCGACCCTGGAGGTGCGGCTCGTCCAGGACGCCACGGGCGCTCCGTTCCTGCTGCTGTCGGGGCCCGAGCCCGACGTCGAGTGGGAGCGCTTCGCGGCGGCCGTGGGGCAGGTCGTCGAGCGCCTCGGGGTACGGCTGGCCGTCAACTTCCACGGCATCCCGATGGGCGTCCCGCACACGCGCCCCGTCGGCATCACACCGCACGGCAATCGCACGGACCTGATGCCGGGCCATCGCAGCCCCTTCGACGAGGCGCAGGTGCCCGGCAGCGCCGAGGCGCTGGTGGAGTACCGGCTGATGGAGGCCGGTCACGACGTGCTCGGCGTGGCCGCGCACGTCCCGCACTACGTGGCGCGGTCCTCGTATCCCGACGCGGCCCTGACCGCCCTGGAGGCGATCACCGCCGCGACGGGACTCGTCCTGCCGGGCGTCGCGCACGCTCTCCGTACGGAGGCGCAGCGCACGCAGACCGAGATCGAGCGCCAGCTCGGCGAGGGGGACGAAGAGCTGGTGACGATGGTGCAGGGCCTCGAGCATCAGTACGACGCGGTGGCCGGCGCCGAGAGCAGGGGAAATCTGGTGGCCGAGCCGGCCGAGCTTCCGTCGGCGGACGAGATCGGGCGCGAGTTCGAGAAGTTCCTCGCCGAGCGGGAGGGCGACGCGTAG
- the coaE gene encoding dephospho-CoA kinase — MLKVGLTGGIGAGKSEVSRLLVSYGAVLVDADKIAREVVEPGTPGLDAVVDAFGPGVLTADGRLDRPKLGSLVFSDSEKLATLNAIVHPLVRARSAELEGAAGEDAIVVHDVPLLVENELTGLYEVVVVVDASPETRLDRLVRVRGMAESEARSRMAAQATRERRNAAADLVIDNDGPLEKLEPQVRDVWERLVERAVAHF, encoded by the coding sequence ATGCTGAAAGTGGGCCTGACCGGCGGGATCGGTGCCGGAAAGAGTGAAGTCTCCCGACTGCTGGTCTCGTACGGCGCGGTGCTGGTGGACGCGGACAAGATCGCCAGAGAGGTCGTGGAGCCCGGGACTCCCGGGCTCGACGCCGTTGTCGACGCCTTCGGGCCCGGCGTCCTCACCGCCGACGGGCGGCTCGACCGGCCGAAGCTCGGCTCGCTCGTCTTCTCCGACAGCGAGAAGCTCGCCACCCTGAACGCCATCGTCCATCCCCTGGTCAGAGCCCGTTCGGCGGAGCTGGAGGGCGCGGCGGGCGAGGACGCCATCGTCGTCCACGACGTGCCGCTCCTCGTCGAGAACGAGCTGACCGGGCTCTACGAGGTGGTCGTCGTCGTGGACGCGTCACCCGAGACCCGGCTCGACCGGCTCGTACGGGTGCGGGGCATGGCGGAGTCCGAGGCCCGGTCCCGGATGGCCGCGCAGGCCACCCGCGAGCGGCGGAACGCCGCAGCCGATCTGGTCATCGACAACGACGGACCGCTGGAGAAACTGGAGCCGCAGGTCAGGGACGTCTGGGAGCGACTGGTCGAGCGGGCCGTCGCCCACTTCTGA
- a CDS encoding tetratricopeptide repeat protein — MPESPETHVIDYRAAEQLLAARDPRGAVKLLDSVIAAHPENTAARLLRARAFFAAAQLRPAELEFELVLEREPDNAFAHFALARTYERAGRPEQATKHFRLAAALDPKPEYLKAARFDSGSGSGSGSGSGPGSDSAPGSGSGSG; from the coding sequence GTGCCCGAGAGCCCGGAGACCCACGTCATCGACTACCGCGCGGCGGAGCAGCTGCTGGCCGCGCGTGATCCGCGCGGTGCCGTCAAGCTGCTGGACTCCGTGATCGCGGCGCACCCCGAGAACACGGCCGCCCGGCTGCTCCGCGCCCGCGCGTTCTTCGCCGCCGCCCAACTGCGGCCCGCGGAGCTGGAGTTCGAGCTGGTTCTGGAGCGCGAGCCGGACAACGCCTTCGCGCACTTCGCACTGGCCCGCACCTATGAGCGGGCGGGGCGGCCGGAGCAGGCGACGAAGCACTTCAGGCTGGCCGCGGCGCTGGATCCCAAGCCCGAGTACCTCAAAGCCGCGCGTTTCGACTCCGGCTCCGGCTCCGGCTCCGGCTCCGGCTCGGGCCCGGGTTCCGACTCCGCCCCTGGCTCCGGTTCAGGCTCCGGCTGA
- a CDS encoding DUF6343 family protein gives MRTGSEPVTARSPLRMRWWLSVWGLIWTGFGTAVFAIAGRPGWAIACGVLLLIVATDFVVVVHRIRQGSSFQPGRDVPPYEDHSHRKPGSGGDSGTGSGYENGGDRAEEVSRSLNRSQGRSRNPGPSRSRSRSRSRSRNARL, from the coding sequence ATGCGCACCGGAAGTGAACCGGTCACCGCCCGCAGTCCGCTGCGGATGCGCTGGTGGCTGAGTGTGTGGGGCCTGATCTGGACCGGATTCGGCACGGCTGTCTTCGCGATCGCCGGCCGTCCGGGCTGGGCGATCGCCTGCGGGGTGCTGCTGCTGATCGTCGCCACGGATTTCGTGGTGGTCGTCCACCGGATACGGCAGGGGTCGAGCTTCCAGCCGGGCCGTGACGTCCCGCCGTACGAGGATCACAGCCACCGGAAACCCGGCAGCGGCGGCGACAGCGGCACCGGCAGCGGTTACGAGAACGGCGGCGACAGGGCCGAAGAGGTCAGCCGGAGCCTGAACCGGAGCCAGGGGCGGAGTCGGAACCCGGGCCCGAGCCGGAGCCGGAGCCGGAGCCGGAGCCGGAGTCGAAACGCGCGGCTTTGA
- a CDS encoding DoxX family protein, which produces MSEATTTPAPTASAPATAAVSPSHAGPSRRTDITVRTLQIVLALFLGVASAGPKLVGHSTAAESFDAIGFGDWFMYLTGVLEVAGAVALLIPILSGVSAIALSGLMIGAFITQLTVFDGENAATPVIFLALLAVVAWVRRQRTAEFVTLARRRI; this is translated from the coding sequence ATGTCCGAGGCTACGACCACCCCCGCGCCGACCGCGTCCGCTCCCGCGACCGCCGCCGTTTCCCCCTCCCACGCGGGGCCCTCGCGCCGCACGGACATCACGGTCCGTACGCTCCAGATCGTCCTGGCGCTGTTCCTGGGGGTCGCGAGCGCGGGGCCGAAGCTCGTCGGCCACTCGACGGCGGCAGAGTCGTTCGACGCGATCGGCTTCGGCGACTGGTTCATGTATCTCACCGGCGTCCTTGAGGTGGCCGGCGCCGTCGCGCTGCTGATCCCGATCCTCTCCGGGGTCTCGGCGATCGCGCTCAGCGGCCTGATGATCGGCGCCTTCATCACCCAGCTGACCGTCTTCGACGGCGAGAACGCGGCAACGCCGGTGATCTTCCTGGCCCTCCTCGCCGTGGTCGCGTGGGTACGGCGGCAGAGGACCGCCGAATTCGTCACGCTGGCGCGCCGCCGGATCTGA
- a CDS encoding DEAD/DEAH box helicase: protein MTRDVPSHAPADAPTSATTPLARCAAVFLPAGLPREGRVAFWAPEGEPPAEGDLPTSDLTVVTPVDLADLADGVGLAAPADAADAAEGPGVRTRVVRAVLMPVAEAVPLLVRARSDASAHPSAACWGAAALHALHLSARGRLLPGLTASDHDAWRAGPLDADDIAQLRAVAAAMPYEAHAVPLPGPLPLRLPEPEALVRAFLDAVADALPRTPAAAFAAGAPFAARSAQHLPRARSWAAEAAAGMDAGVRVSLRLDLSAYELFDSSSAPETPEESGAERRAGAALVQIHSLADPTLVMDAAQLWAGDGDDVFGPRARIDALLALRRAARVWPPLARLLEFDVPAVLPLSEDELYELLGPGAASLAAAGVAVHWPRELARTLSAAAVVRPAPGSATDGTPFFDSAELLKFNWQLALDGDPLSEAEMDLLAESHRPIVRLRDQWVVIDPDLVRKARKRELGLLDPVDALAVALTGSAEVDGETVDAVPTGALAVLRDRLVHGPAAVAQPAGLDATLRDYQLRGLAWLDLMTSLGLGGCLADDMGLGKTITVIALHLHRARPVPTLVVCPASLLGNWQREITRFAPGVPVHRFHGSGRTLDGVTDGFVLTTYGTMRGSAPELAAHTWGMVVADEAQHVKNPFSSTAKALRTIPSPARVALTGTPVENNLSELWALLDWTTPGLLGPLKSFRARHARAVENVEHAGSAGTTASDEAVERLSRLVRPFLLRRKKSDPGIVPELPPKTESDHPVPLTREQASLYEAVVRETMAAIESAEGIARRGLVMKLLTALKQICNHPAQYLKEERARLTGRSGKLALLDELLDTILTEDGSVLVFTQYVSMARLLSAHLASRAIPSQLLHGGTPVAERERMVDRFQSGEIPVFLLSLKAAGTGLNLTRAGHVVHYDRWWNPAVEEQATDRAYRIGQTQPVQVHRLIAEGTVEDRIAEMLAAKRALADAVLGSGEGALTELTDRELADLVSLRRPS, encoded by the coding sequence ATGACGCGAGACGTGCCGAGCCACGCCCCGGCCGACGCGCCGACCTCCGCCACCACGCCCCTGGCCCGCTGCGCCGCGGTCTTTCTTCCCGCCGGTCTGCCCCGTGAAGGACGTGTCGCGTTCTGGGCGCCGGAGGGGGAGCCGCCCGCCGAAGGCGACCTCCCCACGTCCGACCTCACGGTCGTGACACCGGTGGACCTGGCTGACCTGGCGGACGGGGTAGGCCTGGCCGCCCCGGCGGACGCGGCTGATGCGGCGGAAGGCCCCGGCGTTCGTACCCGTGTCGTACGCGCGGTGCTCATGCCCGTCGCCGAGGCCGTGCCCCTGCTGGTCCGCGCCCGCTCCGACGCCTCCGCCCACCCCTCCGCCGCCTGCTGGGGCGCCGCCGCCCTGCACGCCCTGCACCTGTCGGCCCGGGGCCGGCTGCTGCCCGGCCTCACCGCGTCCGACCACGACGCCTGGCGGGCCGGCCCGCTCGACGCGGACGACATCGCCCAGCTGCGGGCCGTCGCCGCCGCCATGCCGTACGAGGCGCACGCCGTCCCGCTCCCCGGTCCGCTCCCGCTGCGGCTGCCCGAGCCGGAGGCGCTGGTGCGCGCCTTCCTCGACGCGGTCGCCGACGCCCTGCCCCGTACGCCCGCCGCCGCGTTCGCCGCGGGCGCGCCCTTCGCCGCGCGGTCCGCGCAGCATCTGCCCCGGGCCCGCTCGTGGGCGGCCGAGGCGGCGGCCGGGATGGACGCCGGGGTGCGCGTCTCGTTGCGCCTCGACCTGTCCGCGTACGAGCTGTTCGACTCCTCGTCCGCGCCGGAGACCCCGGAGGAGTCCGGCGCCGAGCGGCGCGCCGGGGCCGCGCTCGTCCAGATCCACAGCCTCGCCGACCCGACGCTCGTCATGGACGCGGCTCAGCTCTGGGCGGGCGACGGCGACGACGTCTTCGGACCACGCGCCCGGATCGACGCCCTGCTCGCGCTGCGCCGCGCCGCCCGCGTCTGGCCGCCGCTCGCCCGCCTGCTGGAGTTCGACGTCCCCGCCGTGCTGCCGCTCTCCGAGGACGAGCTGTACGAGCTGCTCGGCCCCGGAGCCGCGAGCCTCGCCGCCGCCGGAGTGGCCGTCCACTGGCCGAGGGAGCTGGCCCGTACGCTCTCGGCCGCCGCCGTCGTACGCCCCGCGCCCGGCTCGGCCACGGACGGCACGCCCTTCTTCGACAGCGCCGAACTGCTCAAGTTCAACTGGCAGTTGGCGCTCGACGGCGATCCGCTCAGCGAGGCGGAGATGGACTTGCTCGCCGAGTCGCACCGGCCGATCGTCAGGCTGCGCGACCAGTGGGTGGTGATCGACCCCGACCTCGTACGGAAGGCGCGCAAGCGGGAGCTGGGCCTGCTCGACCCGGTCGACGCGCTGGCCGTCGCCCTCACCGGCTCCGCCGAGGTGGACGGCGAGACGGTCGACGCGGTCCCTACCGGCGCGCTGGCGGTCCTCCGCGACCGCCTCGTCCATGGCCCCGCGGCCGTCGCGCAGCCCGCCGGCCTGGACGCCACCCTGCGCGACTACCAACTGCGAGGCCTGGCCTGGCTCGACCTGATGACCTCCCTAGGCCTCGGCGGCTGCCTCGCCGACGACATGGGCCTCGGTAAGACGATCACCGTCATCGCCCTCCATCTGCACCGCGCCCGGCCGGTCCCGACACTCGTCGTCTGCCCCGCGTCGCTCCTCGGCAACTGGCAGCGGGAGATCACCCGCTTCGCGCCCGGCGTCCCCGTCCACCGCTTCCACGGCTCGGGCCGCACGCTGGACGGGGTGACGGACGGGTTCGTCCTCACCACGTACGGCACGATGCGCGGCAGCGCTCCCGAACTGGCCGCCCACACCTGGGGGATGGTCGTCGCCGACGAGGCCCAGCACGTCAAGAACCCGTTCTCCTCCACCGCCAAGGCGCTGCGCACGATCCCGTCGCCCGCCCGCGTCGCGCTCACCGGCACCCCTGTGGAGAACAACCTCTCCGAGCTGTGGGCGCTCCTCGACTGGACGACCCCCGGACTCCTCGGACCGCTCAAGTCGTTCCGCGCCCGCCACGCCCGCGCCGTGGAGAACGTGGAACACGCGGGGTCGGCGGGCACCACCGCGAGTGACGAGGCGGTGGAGCGGCTCTCCCGGCTGGTCCGCCCCTTCCTGCTGCGCCGCAAGAAGTCAGACCCCGGGATCGTGCCCGAGCTGCCGCCGAAGACGGAGAGCGACCACCCGGTGCCGCTCACCCGCGAACAGGCGTCCCTGTACGAGGCCGTCGTGCGCGAGACGATGGCCGCCATCGAGAGCGCGGAGGGCATCGCCCGGCGCGGACTGGTCATGAAGCTGCTCACCGCCCTCAAACAGATCTGCAACCACCCGGCGCAGTATCTGAAGGAGGAGCGCGCCCGGCTCACCGGCCGGTCCGGGAAGCTCGCCCTGCTCGACGAACTGCTCGACACGATCCTGACCGAGGACGGCTCGGTCCTGGTCTTCACGCAGTACGTGTCGATGGCGCGGCTCCTCTCCGCGCATCTCGCCTCCCGCGCGATCCCGTCCCAACTCCTGCACGGCGGCACGCCCGTCGCCGAACGGGAACGGATGGTCGACCGCTTCCAGTCGGGGGAGATCCCCGTCTTCCTGCTCTCCCTCAAGGCCGCCGGCACCGGTCTCAACCTCACCCGCGCCGGTCATGTCGTGCACTACGACCGCTGGTGGAATCCGGCCGTCGAGGAGCAGGCCACCGACCGTGCCTACCGCATCGGCCAGACGCAGCCCGTGCAGGTGCACCGGCTGATCGCGGAGGGCACGGTCGAGGACCGCATCGCCGAGATGCTGGCCGCCAAGCGCGCCCTGGCCGATGCCGTACTCGGCTCGGGCGAAGGAGCCCTGACCGAGCTGACCGACCGTGAGCTGGCCGATCTCGTCTCGCTGCGGAGGCCGTCATGA
- a CDS encoding SWIM zinc finger family protein, giving the protein MTGPRASRHDDRRRTFPALPPRPGAAGEGDFAISWWGNAWVESMEDSALDPARLQRGRAYAGSGHVDAITVTPGRVMAYVHGTRPRPYRTEIRLRTLGDDDWEDLLDAAAARPDHIAALLDKDMPHALAASADLLPTAGDLTPDCSCPDDGYPCKHAAALCYQTARLLDEDPFVLFLMRGRGEHEILADLTRRNATRSAAERGTAAPPMPTVDAATAVTPRTLRTLPPPFPLPANPGRPPVYPHAPGAPDPLALDLLATEAATRAHTFLRSGIDPVAGLSPWQDAVRLAAAHPGSGLTASTRALYRDLAAGTDHSPTDLARAVAAWRQGGLAGLTVLEDAWDPPAGPFDRARPALLAADFPHFRPWRNRLSLPSLQLRFGRDGLWYGYESDRDREDWWPRGTPDTDPVGALTALLGR; this is encoded by the coding sequence ATGACCGGACCGCGCGCCTCACGGCACGACGACCGTCGTCGTACGTTCCCGGCCCTGCCGCCCCGGCCCGGCGCGGCGGGCGAGGGGGACTTCGCCATCAGCTGGTGGGGCAACGCCTGGGTGGAGTCCATGGAGGACTCCGCGCTCGACCCGGCCCGGCTCCAGCGCGGGCGGGCCTACGCGGGCAGCGGGCACGTGGACGCGATCACGGTCACACCGGGCCGGGTCATGGCGTACGTGCACGGCACCCGGCCCCGCCCGTACCGCACGGAGATCCGGCTGCGCACCCTCGGCGACGACGACTGGGAAGACCTCCTCGACGCCGCGGCGGCGCGCCCCGACCACATCGCCGCCCTCCTCGACAAGGACATGCCGCACGCGCTCGCCGCCTCGGCGGACCTGCTGCCGACCGCCGGTGATCTGACGCCCGACTGCTCCTGCCCCGACGACGGTTACCCCTGCAAGCACGCGGCGGCGCTCTGCTACCAGACCGCGCGGCTGCTCGACGAGGACCCGTTCGTCCTCTTCCTGATGCGCGGGCGCGGTGAGCACGAGATCCTCGCCGATCTGACCCGCCGCAACGCCACCCGCTCCGCCGCCGAACGAGGCACGGCGGCGCCGCCCATGCCCACGGTCGACGCGGCCACGGCCGTGACACCCCGCACCCTGCGGACCCTGCCGCCCCCGTTCCCGCTGCCGGCCAACCCCGGCCGCCCGCCCGTCTATCCGCACGCTCCCGGCGCCCCCGACCCACTGGCACTCGACCTGCTCGCCACCGAGGCCGCCACCCGCGCGCACACGTTCCTCCGCTCCGGTATCGACCCCGTGGCGGGCCTCAGCCCCTGGCAGGACGCCGTCCGCCTGGCCGCAGCCCACCCCGGCTCCGGACTCACCGCCTCGACCCGCGCCCTCTACCGCGACCTGGCGGCGGGCACCGACCACAGCCCCACCGACCTGGCACGCGCCGTCGCCGCCTGGCGCCAGGGCGGCCTCGCGGGCCTCACCGTCCTGGAAGACGCCTGGGACCCACCCGCCGGCCCGTTCGACCGCGCCCGCCCCGCACTCCTCGCGGCCGACTTCCCGCACTTCCGCCCCTGGCGCAACCGCCTCTCCCTGCCGTCACTCCAACTCCGCTTCGGCCGCGACGGCCTCTGGTACGGCTACGAGTCGGACCGCGACCGCGAGGACTGGTGGCCCCGCGGCACCCCCGACACCGACCCGGTGGGTGCACTCACGGCACTTCTCGGACGGTGA
- a CDS encoding S1 family peptidase, with the protein MRRKTVVRTGLSALLLVGTWATAGLAPASAAAPDSASTSMSASAPASAAKKAPASEGLLTAMQKDFGLTKSEAVARLAAEKTATAIETKAERAAGAAYGGSWFSAADNSLTVALTDGKKAAAVRATGATVKLVKHSERALDATMKRIDALSAPAGVSSWRVDPKTNRVVVNVLASERGDKAVAGFVAKAEKAGPVTVVETTQAPTTFAAGTVGGDPYYTGNVRCSIGFSVHGGFVTAGHCGPRGQSVRGWDNSAIGNFQGSSFPGNDYAWVNVANGWWTVPVVLGWGTVSDQLVRGSNEAPIGASICRSGSTTRWHCGNVLGKNETVNYAQGAVHQMTKTSVCAEGGDSGGSFISGDQAQGVTSGGWGNCSGGGETWYQPINEILNTYGLTLHTA; encoded by the coding sequence TTGAGACGCAAGACAGTTGTACGCACCGGCCTGTCCGCACTCCTCCTCGTCGGCACCTGGGCGACCGCCGGGCTCGCACCGGCATCGGCCGCGGCCCCCGACTCCGCTTCGACATCGATGTCAGCATCGGCCCCGGCATCAGCCGCGAAGAAGGCGCCCGCGTCCGAGGGCCTGCTCACCGCCATGCAGAAGGATTTCGGTCTCACGAAGAGTGAGGCCGTCGCCCGGCTCGCCGCCGAGAAGACGGCGACCGCCATCGAGACCAAGGCGGAGCGCGCGGCGGGAGCCGCGTACGGCGGCTCCTGGTTCAGCGCGGCCGACAACTCCCTGACCGTCGCCCTCACCGACGGGAAGAAGGCCGCCGCCGTCCGCGCGACAGGCGCCACGGTCAAGCTCGTGAAGCACAGTGAGCGGGCGCTCGACGCGACCATGAAGAGGATCGACGCGCTCTCCGCACCGGCCGGCGTGAGCAGTTGGCGCGTCGACCCGAAGACCAACCGGGTCGTGGTGAACGTCCTGGCGTCCGAGCGCGGCGACAAGGCCGTCGCCGGATTCGTCGCCAAGGCCGAGAAGGCCGGTCCGGTGACGGTCGTCGAGACGACCCAGGCCCCCACCACCTTCGCCGCCGGGACCGTGGGCGGTGACCCGTACTACACGGGCAACGTCCGCTGCTCCATAGGCTTCTCCGTGCACGGCGGCTTCGTCACCGCCGGCCACTGCGGCCCCCGTGGCCAGTCGGTGCGCGGCTGGGACAACTCCGCCATCGGCAACTTCCAGGGCTCGTCCTTCCCGGGCAACGACTACGCCTGGGTGAACGTCGCCAACGGCTGGTGGACCGTGCCCGTCGTCCTCGGCTGGGGCACCGTGTCCGACCAGCTGGTTCGCGGCTCGAACGAGGCCCCCATCGGCGCCTCGATCTGCCGCTCCGGCTCCACGACGCGCTGGCACTGCGGCAATGTCCTGGGCAAGAACGAAACGGTCAACTACGCACAGGGCGCCGTCCACCAGATGACCAAGACGAGCGTCTGCGCCGAGGGCGGCGACTCGGGCGGCTCGTTCATCAGCGGTGACCAGGCCCAGGGCGTGACCTCCGGCGGCTGGGGCAACTGCAGCGGCGGCGGGGAGACCTGGTACCAGCCGATCAACGAAATCCTCAACACATACGGGCTGACGCTCCACACAGCCTGA